The DNA window AAAGGCATGGGTAAGGCTTGTCGGAAGCCCTCGTGCGGTGCCGGTGATGTGGCTGAACCCCGCAGAAGGCTGAATAAGACAAAGACCGGAGAGGAGTTGTCGAAAACATGAGATATCAAGCTGTGAGCTTCTGCTTTCCCCTTATAATTCCTTATGATAGGATTGGGACAATGCTGAAGGGCCGGTGGGTACAGCCTCCCACGCTTGACCCACGGGCGATGGAGGGGGAATGGAGGATAATTGCGCCGTCATCCTAGCCGCCGGCGAGGGGACCCGGATGCGGTCCCGGAAAGCCAAGGTCCTCCATCCACTTCTCGGCCGGCCGTTAGTGCACTACCCGGTTGATCTTTGCCTGCGGCTGGGCGTCAAACGAGTGCTCGTGGTGGTGTCCCACCAGGCGGAAGAGGTGAAACAGGCCCTGGCCGGCCAACCGGCCGAGTTTGTGCACCAGGGCGAGCCGAAGGGGACCGGCCACGCGGTGCGCCAGGTCGAGGAAGGCCTCCGAGGGTTTGACGGGACAGTCTTGGTCCTGGCTGCCGATACCCCCCTGCTCAGGGTGGAGACCGTCCGACAGCTCATCGAGGCGTACCACGCGGGTGGTGCGGTCGCGACCCTGCTGACCGCCCGCGTGGAGAACCCAGCCGGCTACGGCCGGATCCTGCGGGATGAGCAAGGGCGCCTGCGCCGCATCGTGGAGGAGGTGGAGGCGACGGAAGCGGAGAAGCAGGTCTCCGAAATTAATGCAGGGGTTTACTGCTTCGCCGCCGCTGAGCTCTTCGAGGCCCTCCGGGGGGTACAGGTCTCCCCGGTGAAAGGGGAGGTCTTTCTGCCGGAGGTGGTGCAGGTCTTGGTACAGCAGGGCCAGCCGGTCCAGGCGGTCCTGGTGGCCGATCCGACGGAAGTGCAGGGGATCAACACGCGGGCCGAGCTGGCCCAAGCCGCGACGGTGCTCCGGCACCGCGTACATGAGCGCCTGATGTGCGAGGGGGTGACCCTGATCGACCCCCAGGCCACCTACATTGATGACACCGTCCAAATTGGCCCGGACACGGTGATTTATCCAGGGGTGATCCTGGAGGGGGCGACAACGATCGGGGAAGGGTGCGTCATTTATAGCAATTGCCGGATTCAAAACTCCCAGCTGGGCGAGCAGGTCACGGTGCTGGACGGCTCGGTCATCGTGGGGAGCGAGATTGCCGAAGGGTGTGTGATTGGTCCGTTTGCGCATCTGAGACCGCAGACCCGGCTGAAGCGGAAAGTCAAGGTGGGGAATTTCTGTGAGGTGAAAAAGGCAGTGATTGGCGAAGGGTCCAAGGTCCCGCACCTGGCCTATATCGGCGACACCCAGATGGGGGAGAAGGTCAATATTGGGGCGGGGACGATCACTTGTAATTACGACGGCTTTGCCAAGCACGAAACGGTGATCGAGGACGACGTGTTTGTGGGGAGCAACACGAACCTGGTGGCGCCAGTGACGGTGGGGAAGGGGGCAATCATTGCGGCCGGCTCGACCATCAACGAAGCGGTCCCTCCGGATGCCGTGGCGTTTGGCCGGGCCCCGCAGGTCAACAAAGAAGGTCGGGCGGCAGCGACCCGAAAAAAGCGGGAGGCCATGGCTCCCCCCAAAGATGACGATGACTAGTGCCGTTCCAACTTGATAAGTGGTTCGACAGGGCTTCGACGGTGAGCTCAGCCGAACCGCTCACCACCCCGAGGAGGATCGAGGGGCCGAATTTGATCGGCCTGCCTTGTTGCAAAGGTCGTGAACGAGTGCAGCGAGAAAGGTGGCACAATTAGTTGGAACGGTACTAGAGGCTGAGAGGCGGACTGCATGTGTGGGATCATCGGATACGTGGGACCGAAGAAGGTCGTTCCGGTCCTCTTGGATGGGTTGAAACGGCTCGAATACCGGGGCTACGATTCCGCAGGTGTCGCCTTCCTCCAGCAGGGTGAGCTCCAAATTTACCGGAGTGTCGGGAAGATTAAGGAACTGGAAAATATCCTGTGGGGAAAGACGCTCGGCGGTGACATCGGGATTGGCCATACCCGCTGGGCCACCCACGGTCGCCCCTCCGAGGAAAATGCCCATCCCCATGTTGATTGCACTGGCGATATTGTGCTGGTGCACAACGGCATCATTGAGAACTACGTGCCGCTGAAGGAGAAACTGGTTGCCGAAGGGCACCGGTTTACCTCCGACACTGACACAGAGGTCATCGTTCATCTCATTGAAAAATACCTCGAGGGCGACCTGGAAGAGGCGATGAGGCGGGCTCTCAGCGAGGTTTCCGGGGCATATGCGGTTGCGGCGATGTGGAAGGGGGATCCTGACCGGATTGTGGGAGCCAAATGTTCCAGCCCGTTGGTAGTGGGGCTGGGGGAGGGGGAATTCCTCGTCGCCTCGGATATTCCGGCGCTGTTGGCCCACACGCAGAATGTTCTGTTCCTGGAGGATCACGAGATTGCCGTGATCAGCCGGGAAGGGGTGATGGTCACCACATTAGAGGGGGATCCCGTACGCCGAGCAGTCGAGCGGATCGCATGGAGTCCGATCCTGGTGGAGAAGGGTGGCCACAAGCATTTTATGCTCAAAGAGATCTATGAACAGCCGCGTGCCATCCGAGATACGATGTTGGGGCGGTACTCGCTAGAAGCTGGTGAAATCTTTCTGGACGGAATGGAGGCAGTGGAGGAGGTCCTTCCCCACGTCCAACGAGTGGTGCTGGTGGCCTGTGGCACCTCCTGGCACGCCGCCTTGGTGGCCAAGTTTCTCCTGGAGGAGATCGGCCGGATCCCGGTGGAGGTGGATTATAGCTCCGAGTTCCGCTACAGGGATCTCATCCTCGGTCCCGATACCCTGGTGCTCGCCATCAGTCAGTCCGGGGAGACCCTGGACACCCTCGTAGCCCTCCGGGAGGCCAAGGGACGCGATTGCCGCGTGGTTTCCATTGTCAATGTGGTAGGCAGCTCCATCGCTCGGGAGAGTGATGGGGTCTTTTACACCCATGCCGGCCCTGAGATCGGCGTGGCCTCGACCAAAGCCTTCACTGCGCAACTCACGGCCCTGTATCTCTTTGCGCTGTATCTCGGGCGCTCTAGGGGATGCCTGGACGCCTCCCGAACTCAGGAATTGCTGGCCGCGCTCTTACACCTTCCCCAGTTAGCTGAAGAAACCATGCATTCCGGTGAGGCGGTGGAGCGGCTGAGCCGCCTCTACTATCAGCATGCCGACTTCCTCTTCCTGGGCCGCGGGATCAATTACCCCATTGCCCTGGAGGGAGCTTTAAAGCTCAAGGAGATCTCATATATCCATGCCGAGGGATATCCGGCTGGGGAGATGAAACACGGTCCTATCGCCTT is part of the Candidatus Methylomirabilota bacterium genome and encodes:
- the glmU gene encoding bifunctional UDP-N-acetylglucosamine diphosphorylase/glucosamine-1-phosphate N-acetyltransferase GlmU, whose amino-acid sequence is MEDNCAVILAAGEGTRMRSRKAKVLHPLLGRPLVHYPVDLCLRLGVKRVLVVVSHQAEEVKQALAGQPAEFVHQGEPKGTGHAVRQVEEGLRGFDGTVLVLAADTPLLRVETVRQLIEAYHAGGAVATLLTARVENPAGYGRILRDEQGRLRRIVEEVEATEAEKQVSEINAGVYCFAAAELFEALRGVQVSPVKGEVFLPEVVQVLVQQGQPVQAVLVADPTEVQGINTRAELAQAATVLRHRVHERLMCEGVTLIDPQATYIDDTVQIGPDTVIYPGVILEGATTIGEGCVIYSNCRIQNSQLGEQVTVLDGSVIVGSEIAEGCVIGPFAHLRPQTRLKRKVKVGNFCEVKKAVIGEGSKVPHLAYIGDTQMGEKVNIGAGTITCNYDGFAKHETVIEDDVFVGSNTNLVAPVTVGKGAIIAAGSTINEAVPPDAVAFGRAPQVNKEGRAAATRKKREAMAPPKDDDD
- the glmS gene encoding glutamine--fructose-6-phosphate transaminase (isomerizing), which translates into the protein MCGIIGYVGPKKVVPVLLDGLKRLEYRGYDSAGVAFLQQGELQIYRSVGKIKELENILWGKTLGGDIGIGHTRWATHGRPSEENAHPHVDCTGDIVLVHNGIIENYVPLKEKLVAEGHRFTSDTDTEVIVHLIEKYLEGDLEEAMRRALSEVSGAYAVAAMWKGDPDRIVGAKCSSPLVVGLGEGEFLVASDIPALLAHTQNVLFLEDHEIAVISREGVMVTTLEGDPVRRAVERIAWSPILVEKGGHKHFMLKEIYEQPRAIRDTMLGRYSLEAGEIFLDGMEAVEEVLPHVQRVVLVACGTSWHAALVAKFLLEEIGRIPVEVDYSSEFRYRDLILGPDTLVLAISQSGETLDTLVALREAKGRDCRVVSIVNVVGSSIARESDGVFYTHAGPEIGVASTKAFTAQLTALYLFALYLGRSRGCLDASRTQELLAALLHLPQLAEETMHSGEAVERLSRLYYQHADFLFLGRGINYPIALEGALKLKEISYIHAEGYPAGEMKHGPIALIDAKMPVVFLAPQDRTYAKILANIQEVKARGGIVIAVGTEGDTELASRVDHCVSIPATSPLLTPILLVIPLQLLAYHIAVRKGCDVDQPRNLAKSVTVE